A region of Denticeps clupeoides chromosome 19, fDenClu1.1, whole genome shotgun sequence DNA encodes the following proteins:
- the ccdc9 gene encoding coiled-coil domain-containing protein 9 isoform X1, whose translation MSTVVDLKTKEEKDAELDRRIEALRKKNEALVRRYQEIEEDKKKAEQEGIAVTTPRKPRNHADAVGDRRKTEKENFTVTVDLSKTTGEKRVVNDRKTGHHVERGSEENEGGSPPRRNGSGRLSRGGQRDGVPRPERRELRSDKGDTRPDRIQKDGEGEEGPARGERTPRGGRRGRGGATPQGSSGDRRSKEWEEKRRQNIEKMNEEMEKIAEYERGQRAEGEKNPTRNFLDDPRRCGPIPEIDRKEGSRRHVRNWGGLDFDNVKTGAEVEKEWTQVRRPGGRGSMDMTLSMTGRERAEYLRWKKEREQIDEERLARHRNATGQWKREWDAQKTETMFKEDPSGLGGAVAEQSSRRGARGRSARAPQRSGATDEGKQPPKAPIFGDFLGQGKPKEKHQGVRAKGRSQGKSYSMHDNRWETEKEEKGKKEENETEKKEEPVKALEEKVDVTEKSKDKAVADEDEDEWEDASEEEAEVGEEEGESESEQKSPSTSQHEASTTSPKEQRTPRPKVHIPPSQDSPEAGKPLSPFSPLEGHQPVTDWGEEMEMQSPRSSLGESPLKPNSTEGSPAQAKVHKDRVPPPSQPALVPEEQAEEQTVVENEKEKEHPASECPEPATIPADSNADLVPDIQVQDFSEIKEDGASVTSTEQPESQGGPESEAQTGTGVDTSEQSSSGAVQITGFDTVAFRKVSLTSAEC comes from the exons ATG TCTACTGTGGTGGATTTGAAGACAAAGGAGGAGAAAGATGCTGAGCTTGACAGAAGAATTGAGGCGTTGCGCAAAAAGAACGAGGCCCTGGTGCGGCGATACCAG GAAATAGAGGAGGACAAGAAGAAGGCCGAGCAAGAGGGCATTGCAGTGACGACCCCCCGAAAGCCCAGGAATCATGCTGATGCTGTTGGGGACAGACGGAAGACGGAGAAAGAGAATTTCACCGTTACTGTTGACCTGTCCAAAACCACCGGG GAGAAGCGTGTGGTTAATGATCGAAAAACAGGCCATCATGTGGAGCGTGGCTCAGAGGAAAACGAAGGTGGAAGCCCTCCGCGCAGGAATGGATCTGGTCGCTTGAGCAGAGGAGGGCAGCGTGATGGAGTCCCCCGTCCAGAACGAAGGGAGCTCCGTTCAGACAAAGGTGACACTAGGCCTGATAGAATCCAGAAGGATGGTGAGGGGGAAGAGGGTCCTGCTCGTGGTGAACGTACCCCACgtggagggaggagagggagaggaggggcaACGCCTCAAGGAAGTTCAGGAGACAGGAGGTCTAAG GAgtgggaggagaagaggaggcaGAACATTGAGAAAATGAACGAAGAGATGGAGAAGATCGCAGAGTATGAAAGAGGCCAACGg GCTGAGGGAGAGAAGAACCCCACCCGGAACTTCCTGGATGATCCTCGCCGTTGTGGGCCCATCCCAGAAATAGATCGCAAGGAGGGTAGTCGACGGCATGTTCGAAATTGGGGTGGGCTAGACTTTGACAATGTCAAGACTGGAGCTGAGGTGGAGAAAGAGTGGACG CAGGTTCGCCGGCCAGGGGGCAGAGGCTCCATGGATATGACTCTCTCCATGACTGGAAGGGAACGGGCCGAGTATCTCCGTtggaaaaaagagagggagcAGATAGATGAAGAGCGACTTGCTCGTCACCGCAATGCTACTGGCCAGTGGAAGAGAGAGTGGGACGCCCAGAAGACAGAAACTAT GTTCAAGGAGGACCCATCTGGGCTTGGAGGGGCCgtagcagagcagagcagccgGAGAG GAGCTAGAGGGCGCTCTGCCCGAGCACCACAGCGCAGTGGGGCCACAG ATGAGGGCAAGCAACCTCCTAAGGCACCAATATTTGGTGACTTCCTGGGCCAAGGCAAACCCAAAGAGAAGCATCAAGGGGTTCGGGCGAAGGGTCGTTCTCAGGGAAAGAGCTACAG CATGCATGACAACCGGTGGGAAACTGAAAAAGaggagaaggggaagaaagaggaaaatgaaactgagaaaaaagaagaacctGTTAAAGCCCTAGAAGAGAAG GTGGATGTGACTGAGAAGAGCAAAGATAAGGCAGTGGcggatgaagatgaggatgagtgGGAGGATGCCAGCGAAGAAGAAGCTGAGGTgggagaggaagaaggagagTCAGAATCTGAGCAAAAATCCCCTTCTACATCCCAGCATGAAGCATCAACAACCAGTCCGAAGGAACAGCGCACTCCCCGACCCAAAGTGCACATCCCCCCATCGCAGGACTCCCCAGAGGCAGGAAAGCCCCTTAGCCCTTTCTCTCCACTGGAGGGCCATCAGCCTGTCACTGACTGGGGTGAGGAGATGGAGATGCAGTCACCTCGGAGCAGCCTGGGAGAGAGTCCACTGAAACCAAACAGCACCGAGGGGAGCCCAGCCCAGGCTAAGGTCCACAAAGACCGTGTCCCACCCCCCAGCCAGCCAGCACTAGTGCCAGAGGAACAGGCAGAAGAGCAGACAG TGGTGGAgaatgaaaaggaaaaggagCACCCTGCTTCCGAATGCCCAGAACCTGCTACGATCCCTGCTGATTCAAACGCAGACTTGGTGCCTGATATCCAGGTGCAGGACTTCTCAGAAATAAAAG AGGATGGTGCGAGTGTCACGTCCACTGAGCAGCCAGAGAGTCAGGGTGGGCCTGAGAGCGAGGCCCAGACAGGCACCGGAGTGGACACCTCAGAGCAGTCATCCTCAGGTGCAGTTCAGATCACCGGCTTTGACACTGTGGCTTTCCGAAAAGTGTCCCTGACTTCAGCAGAGTGCTAA
- the ccdc9 gene encoding coiled-coil domain-containing protein 9 isoform X3, with translation MSTVVDLKTKEEKDAELDRRIEALRKKNEALVRRYQEIEEDKKKAEQEGIAVTTPRKPRNHADAVGDRRKTEKENFTVTVDLSKTTGEKRVVNDRKTGHHVERGSEENEGGSPPRRNGSGRLSRGGQRDGVPRPERRELRSDKGDTRPDRIQKDGEGEEGPARGERTPRGGRRGRGGATPQGSSGDRRSKEWEEKRRQNIEKMNEEMEKIAEYERGQRAEGEKNPTRNFLDDPRRCGPIPEIDRKEGSRRHVRNWGGLDFDNVKTGAEVEKEWTQVRRPGGRGSMDMTLSMTGRERAEYLRWKKEREQIDEERLARHRNATGQWKREWDAQKTETMFKEDPSGLGGAVAEQSSRRGARGRSARAPQRSGATDEGKQPPKAPIFGDFLGQGKPKEKHQGVRAKGRSQGKSYSMHDNRWETEKEEKGKKEENETEKKEEPVKALEEKVDVTEKSKDKAVADEDEDEWEDASEEEAEVGEEEGESESEQKSPSTSQHEASTTSPKEQRTPRPKVHIPPSQDSPEAGKPLSPFSPLEGHQPVTDWGEEMEMQSPRSSLGESPLKPNSTEGSPAQAKVHKDRVPPPSQPALVPEEQAEEQTVVENEKEKEHPASECPEPATIPADSNADLVPDIQVQDFSEIKEDGASVTSTEQPESQGGPESEAQTGTGVDTSEQSSSAHGITSDLQG, from the exons ATG TCTACTGTGGTGGATTTGAAGACAAAGGAGGAGAAAGATGCTGAGCTTGACAGAAGAATTGAGGCGTTGCGCAAAAAGAACGAGGCCCTGGTGCGGCGATACCAG GAAATAGAGGAGGACAAGAAGAAGGCCGAGCAAGAGGGCATTGCAGTGACGACCCCCCGAAAGCCCAGGAATCATGCTGATGCTGTTGGGGACAGACGGAAGACGGAGAAAGAGAATTTCACCGTTACTGTTGACCTGTCCAAAACCACCGGG GAGAAGCGTGTGGTTAATGATCGAAAAACAGGCCATCATGTGGAGCGTGGCTCAGAGGAAAACGAAGGTGGAAGCCCTCCGCGCAGGAATGGATCTGGTCGCTTGAGCAGAGGAGGGCAGCGTGATGGAGTCCCCCGTCCAGAACGAAGGGAGCTCCGTTCAGACAAAGGTGACACTAGGCCTGATAGAATCCAGAAGGATGGTGAGGGGGAAGAGGGTCCTGCTCGTGGTGAACGTACCCCACgtggagggaggagagggagaggaggggcaACGCCTCAAGGAAGTTCAGGAGACAGGAGGTCTAAG GAgtgggaggagaagaggaggcaGAACATTGAGAAAATGAACGAAGAGATGGAGAAGATCGCAGAGTATGAAAGAGGCCAACGg GCTGAGGGAGAGAAGAACCCCACCCGGAACTTCCTGGATGATCCTCGCCGTTGTGGGCCCATCCCAGAAATAGATCGCAAGGAGGGTAGTCGACGGCATGTTCGAAATTGGGGTGGGCTAGACTTTGACAATGTCAAGACTGGAGCTGAGGTGGAGAAAGAGTGGACG CAGGTTCGCCGGCCAGGGGGCAGAGGCTCCATGGATATGACTCTCTCCATGACTGGAAGGGAACGGGCCGAGTATCTCCGTtggaaaaaagagagggagcAGATAGATGAAGAGCGACTTGCTCGTCACCGCAATGCTACTGGCCAGTGGAAGAGAGAGTGGGACGCCCAGAAGACAGAAACTAT GTTCAAGGAGGACCCATCTGGGCTTGGAGGGGCCgtagcagagcagagcagccgGAGAG GAGCTAGAGGGCGCTCTGCCCGAGCACCACAGCGCAGTGGGGCCACAG ATGAGGGCAAGCAACCTCCTAAGGCACCAATATTTGGTGACTTCCTGGGCCAAGGCAAACCCAAAGAGAAGCATCAAGGGGTTCGGGCGAAGGGTCGTTCTCAGGGAAAGAGCTACAG CATGCATGACAACCGGTGGGAAACTGAAAAAGaggagaaggggaagaaagaggaaaatgaaactgagaaaaaagaagaacctGTTAAAGCCCTAGAAGAGAAG GTGGATGTGACTGAGAAGAGCAAAGATAAGGCAGTGGcggatgaagatgaggatgagtgGGAGGATGCCAGCGAAGAAGAAGCTGAGGTgggagaggaagaaggagagTCAGAATCTGAGCAAAAATCCCCTTCTACATCCCAGCATGAAGCATCAACAACCAGTCCGAAGGAACAGCGCACTCCCCGACCCAAAGTGCACATCCCCCCATCGCAGGACTCCCCAGAGGCAGGAAAGCCCCTTAGCCCTTTCTCTCCACTGGAGGGCCATCAGCCTGTCACTGACTGGGGTGAGGAGATGGAGATGCAGTCACCTCGGAGCAGCCTGGGAGAGAGTCCACTGAAACCAAACAGCACCGAGGGGAGCCCAGCCCAGGCTAAGGTCCACAAAGACCGTGTCCCACCCCCCAGCCAGCCAGCACTAGTGCCAGAGGAACAGGCAGAAGAGCAGACAG TGGTGGAgaatgaaaaggaaaaggagCACCCTGCTTCCGAATGCCCAGAACCTGCTACGATCCCTGCTGATTCAAACGCAGACTTGGTGCCTGATATCCAGGTGCAGGACTTCTCAGAAATAAAAG AGGATGGTGCGAGTGTCACGTCCACTGAGCAGCCAGAGAGTCAGGGTGGGCCTGAGAGCGAGGCCCAGACAGGCACCGGAGTGGACACCTCAGAGCAGTCATCCTCAG CCCACGGTATCACATCAGACCTTCAGGGATAA
- the ccdc9 gene encoding coiled-coil domain-containing protein 9 isoform X4 gives MSTVVDLKTKEEKDAELDRRIEALRKKNEALVRRYQEIEEDKKKAEQEGIAVTTPRKPRNHADAVGDRRKTEKENFTVTVDLSKTTGEKRVVNDRKTGHHVERGSEENEGGSPPRRNGSGRLSRGGQRDGVPRPERRELRSDKGDTRPDRIQKDGEGEEGPARGERTPRGGRRGRGGATPQGSSGDRRSKEWEEKRRQNIEKMNEEMEKIAEYERGQRAEGEKNPTRNFLDDPRRCGPIPEIDRKEGSRRHVRNWGGLDFDNVKTGAEVEKEWTQVRRPGGRGSMDMTLSMTGRERAEYLRWKKEREQIDEERLARHRNATGQWKREWDAQKTETMFKEDPSGLGGAVAEQSSRRDEGKQPPKAPIFGDFLGQGKPKEKHQGVRAKGRSQGKSYSMHDNRWETEKEEKGKKEENETEKKEEPVKALEEKVDVTEKSKDKAVADEDEDEWEDASEEEAEVGEEEGESESEQKSPSTSQHEASTTSPKEQRTPRPKVHIPPSQDSPEAGKPLSPFSPLEGHQPVTDWGEEMEMQSPRSSLGESPLKPNSTEGSPAQAKVHKDRVPPPSQPALVPEEQAEEQTVVENEKEKEHPASECPEPATIPADSNADLVPDIQVQDFSEIKEDGASVTSTEQPESQGGPESEAQTGTGVDTSEQSSSGAVQITGFDTVAFRKVSLTSAEC, from the exons ATG TCTACTGTGGTGGATTTGAAGACAAAGGAGGAGAAAGATGCTGAGCTTGACAGAAGAATTGAGGCGTTGCGCAAAAAGAACGAGGCCCTGGTGCGGCGATACCAG GAAATAGAGGAGGACAAGAAGAAGGCCGAGCAAGAGGGCATTGCAGTGACGACCCCCCGAAAGCCCAGGAATCATGCTGATGCTGTTGGGGACAGACGGAAGACGGAGAAAGAGAATTTCACCGTTACTGTTGACCTGTCCAAAACCACCGGG GAGAAGCGTGTGGTTAATGATCGAAAAACAGGCCATCATGTGGAGCGTGGCTCAGAGGAAAACGAAGGTGGAAGCCCTCCGCGCAGGAATGGATCTGGTCGCTTGAGCAGAGGAGGGCAGCGTGATGGAGTCCCCCGTCCAGAACGAAGGGAGCTCCGTTCAGACAAAGGTGACACTAGGCCTGATAGAATCCAGAAGGATGGTGAGGGGGAAGAGGGTCCTGCTCGTGGTGAACGTACCCCACgtggagggaggagagggagaggaggggcaACGCCTCAAGGAAGTTCAGGAGACAGGAGGTCTAAG GAgtgggaggagaagaggaggcaGAACATTGAGAAAATGAACGAAGAGATGGAGAAGATCGCAGAGTATGAAAGAGGCCAACGg GCTGAGGGAGAGAAGAACCCCACCCGGAACTTCCTGGATGATCCTCGCCGTTGTGGGCCCATCCCAGAAATAGATCGCAAGGAGGGTAGTCGACGGCATGTTCGAAATTGGGGTGGGCTAGACTTTGACAATGTCAAGACTGGAGCTGAGGTGGAGAAAGAGTGGACG CAGGTTCGCCGGCCAGGGGGCAGAGGCTCCATGGATATGACTCTCTCCATGACTGGAAGGGAACGGGCCGAGTATCTCCGTtggaaaaaagagagggagcAGATAGATGAAGAGCGACTTGCTCGTCACCGCAATGCTACTGGCCAGTGGAAGAGAGAGTGGGACGCCCAGAAGACAGAAACTAT GTTCAAGGAGGACCCATCTGGGCTTGGAGGGGCCgtagcagagcagagcagccgGAGAG ATGAGGGCAAGCAACCTCCTAAGGCACCAATATTTGGTGACTTCCTGGGCCAAGGCAAACCCAAAGAGAAGCATCAAGGGGTTCGGGCGAAGGGTCGTTCTCAGGGAAAGAGCTACAG CATGCATGACAACCGGTGGGAAACTGAAAAAGaggagaaggggaagaaagaggaaaatgaaactgagaaaaaagaagaacctGTTAAAGCCCTAGAAGAGAAG GTGGATGTGACTGAGAAGAGCAAAGATAAGGCAGTGGcggatgaagatgaggatgagtgGGAGGATGCCAGCGAAGAAGAAGCTGAGGTgggagaggaagaaggagagTCAGAATCTGAGCAAAAATCCCCTTCTACATCCCAGCATGAAGCATCAACAACCAGTCCGAAGGAACAGCGCACTCCCCGACCCAAAGTGCACATCCCCCCATCGCAGGACTCCCCAGAGGCAGGAAAGCCCCTTAGCCCTTTCTCTCCACTGGAGGGCCATCAGCCTGTCACTGACTGGGGTGAGGAGATGGAGATGCAGTCACCTCGGAGCAGCCTGGGAGAGAGTCCACTGAAACCAAACAGCACCGAGGGGAGCCCAGCCCAGGCTAAGGTCCACAAAGACCGTGTCCCACCCCCCAGCCAGCCAGCACTAGTGCCAGAGGAACAGGCAGAAGAGCAGACAG TGGTGGAgaatgaaaaggaaaaggagCACCCTGCTTCCGAATGCCCAGAACCTGCTACGATCCCTGCTGATTCAAACGCAGACTTGGTGCCTGATATCCAGGTGCAGGACTTCTCAGAAATAAAAG AGGATGGTGCGAGTGTCACGTCCACTGAGCAGCCAGAGAGTCAGGGTGGGCCTGAGAGCGAGGCCCAGACAGGCACCGGAGTGGACACCTCAGAGCAGTCATCCTCAGGTGCAGTTCAGATCACCGGCTTTGACACTGTGGCTTTCCGAAAAGTGTCCCTGACTTCAGCAGAGTGCTAA
- the ccdc9 gene encoding coiled-coil domain-containing protein 9 isoform X2 — protein MSTVVDLKTKEEKDAELDRRIEALRKKNEALVRRYQEIEEDKKKAEQEGIAVTTPRKPRNHADAVGDRRKTEKENFTVTVDLSKTTGEKRVVNDRKTGHHVERGSEENEGGSPPRRNGSGRLSRGGQRDGVPRPERRELRSDKGDTRPDRIQKDGEGEEGPARGERTPRGGRRGRGGATPQGSSGDRRSKEWEEKRRQNIEKMNEEMEKIAEYERGQRAEGEKNPTRNFLDDPRRCGPIPEIDRKEGSRRHVRNWGGLDFDNVKTGAEVEKEWTVRRPGGRGSMDMTLSMTGRERAEYLRWKKEREQIDEERLARHRNATGQWKREWDAQKTETMFKEDPSGLGGAVAEQSSRRGARGRSARAPQRSGATDEGKQPPKAPIFGDFLGQGKPKEKHQGVRAKGRSQGKSYSMHDNRWETEKEEKGKKEENETEKKEEPVKALEEKVDVTEKSKDKAVADEDEDEWEDASEEEAEVGEEEGESESEQKSPSTSQHEASTTSPKEQRTPRPKVHIPPSQDSPEAGKPLSPFSPLEGHQPVTDWGEEMEMQSPRSSLGESPLKPNSTEGSPAQAKVHKDRVPPPSQPALVPEEQAEEQTVVENEKEKEHPASECPEPATIPADSNADLVPDIQVQDFSEIKEDGASVTSTEQPESQGGPESEAQTGTGVDTSEQSSSGAVQITGFDTVAFRKVSLTSAEC, from the exons ATG TCTACTGTGGTGGATTTGAAGACAAAGGAGGAGAAAGATGCTGAGCTTGACAGAAGAATTGAGGCGTTGCGCAAAAAGAACGAGGCCCTGGTGCGGCGATACCAG GAAATAGAGGAGGACAAGAAGAAGGCCGAGCAAGAGGGCATTGCAGTGACGACCCCCCGAAAGCCCAGGAATCATGCTGATGCTGTTGGGGACAGACGGAAGACGGAGAAAGAGAATTTCACCGTTACTGTTGACCTGTCCAAAACCACCGGG GAGAAGCGTGTGGTTAATGATCGAAAAACAGGCCATCATGTGGAGCGTGGCTCAGAGGAAAACGAAGGTGGAAGCCCTCCGCGCAGGAATGGATCTGGTCGCTTGAGCAGAGGAGGGCAGCGTGATGGAGTCCCCCGTCCAGAACGAAGGGAGCTCCGTTCAGACAAAGGTGACACTAGGCCTGATAGAATCCAGAAGGATGGTGAGGGGGAAGAGGGTCCTGCTCGTGGTGAACGTACCCCACgtggagggaggagagggagaggaggggcaACGCCTCAAGGAAGTTCAGGAGACAGGAGGTCTAAG GAgtgggaggagaagaggaggcaGAACATTGAGAAAATGAACGAAGAGATGGAGAAGATCGCAGAGTATGAAAGAGGCCAACGg GCTGAGGGAGAGAAGAACCCCACCCGGAACTTCCTGGATGATCCTCGCCGTTGTGGGCCCATCCCAGAAATAGATCGCAAGGAGGGTAGTCGACGGCATGTTCGAAATTGGGGTGGGCTAGACTTTGACAATGTCAAGACTGGAGCTGAGGTGGAGAAAGAGTGGACG GTTCGCCGGCCAGGGGGCAGAGGCTCCATGGATATGACTCTCTCCATGACTGGAAGGGAACGGGCCGAGTATCTCCGTtggaaaaaagagagggagcAGATAGATGAAGAGCGACTTGCTCGTCACCGCAATGCTACTGGCCAGTGGAAGAGAGAGTGGGACGCCCAGAAGACAGAAACTAT GTTCAAGGAGGACCCATCTGGGCTTGGAGGGGCCgtagcagagcagagcagccgGAGAG GAGCTAGAGGGCGCTCTGCCCGAGCACCACAGCGCAGTGGGGCCACAG ATGAGGGCAAGCAACCTCCTAAGGCACCAATATTTGGTGACTTCCTGGGCCAAGGCAAACCCAAAGAGAAGCATCAAGGGGTTCGGGCGAAGGGTCGTTCTCAGGGAAAGAGCTACAG CATGCATGACAACCGGTGGGAAACTGAAAAAGaggagaaggggaagaaagaggaaaatgaaactgagaaaaaagaagaacctGTTAAAGCCCTAGAAGAGAAG GTGGATGTGACTGAGAAGAGCAAAGATAAGGCAGTGGcggatgaagatgaggatgagtgGGAGGATGCCAGCGAAGAAGAAGCTGAGGTgggagaggaagaaggagagTCAGAATCTGAGCAAAAATCCCCTTCTACATCCCAGCATGAAGCATCAACAACCAGTCCGAAGGAACAGCGCACTCCCCGACCCAAAGTGCACATCCCCCCATCGCAGGACTCCCCAGAGGCAGGAAAGCCCCTTAGCCCTTTCTCTCCACTGGAGGGCCATCAGCCTGTCACTGACTGGGGTGAGGAGATGGAGATGCAGTCACCTCGGAGCAGCCTGGGAGAGAGTCCACTGAAACCAAACAGCACCGAGGGGAGCCCAGCCCAGGCTAAGGTCCACAAAGACCGTGTCCCACCCCCCAGCCAGCCAGCACTAGTGCCAGAGGAACAGGCAGAAGAGCAGACAG TGGTGGAgaatgaaaaggaaaaggagCACCCTGCTTCCGAATGCCCAGAACCTGCTACGATCCCTGCTGATTCAAACGCAGACTTGGTGCCTGATATCCAGGTGCAGGACTTCTCAGAAATAAAAG AGGATGGTGCGAGTGTCACGTCCACTGAGCAGCCAGAGAGTCAGGGTGGGCCTGAGAGCGAGGCCCAGACAGGCACCGGAGTGGACACCTCAGAGCAGTCATCCTCAGGTGCAGTTCAGATCACCGGCTTTGACACTGTGGCTTTCCGAAAAGTGTCCCTGACTTCAGCAGAGTGCTAA
- the ccdc9 gene encoding coiled-coil domain-containing protein 9 isoform X6, whose product MSTVVDLKTKEEKDAELDRRIEALRKKNEALVRRYQEIEEDKKKAEQEGIAVTTPRKPRNHADAVGDRRKTEKENFTVTVDLSKTTGEKRVVNDRKTGHHVERGSEENEGGSPPRRNGSGRLSRGGQRDGVPRPERRELRSDKGDTRPDRIQKDGEGEEGPARGERTPRGGRRGRGGATPQGSSGDRRSKEWEEKRRQNIEKMNEEMEKIAEYERGQRAEGEKNPTRNFLDDPRRCGPIPEIDRKEGSRRHVRNWGGLDFDNVKTGAEVEKEWTQVRRPGGRGSMDMTLSMTGRERAEYLRWKKEREQIDEERLARHRNATGQWKREWDAQKTETMFKEDPSGLGGAVAEQSSRRGARGRSARAPQRSGATDEGKQPPKAPIFGDFLGQGKPKEKHQGVRAKGRSQGKSYSMHDNRWETEKEEKGKKEENETEKKEEPVKALEEKVDVTEKSKDKAVADEDEDEWEDASEEEAEVGEEEGESESEQKSPSTSQHEASTTSPKEQRTPRPKVHIPPSQDSPEAGKPLSPFSPLEGHQPVTDWGEEMEMQSPRSSLGESPLKPNSTEGSPAQAKVHKDRVPPPSQPALVPEEQAEEQTVVENEKEKEHPASECPEPATIPADSNADLVPDIQVQDFSEIKEDGASVTSTEQPESQGGPESEAQTGTGVDTSEQSSSG is encoded by the exons ATG TCTACTGTGGTGGATTTGAAGACAAAGGAGGAGAAAGATGCTGAGCTTGACAGAAGAATTGAGGCGTTGCGCAAAAAGAACGAGGCCCTGGTGCGGCGATACCAG GAAATAGAGGAGGACAAGAAGAAGGCCGAGCAAGAGGGCATTGCAGTGACGACCCCCCGAAAGCCCAGGAATCATGCTGATGCTGTTGGGGACAGACGGAAGACGGAGAAAGAGAATTTCACCGTTACTGTTGACCTGTCCAAAACCACCGGG GAGAAGCGTGTGGTTAATGATCGAAAAACAGGCCATCATGTGGAGCGTGGCTCAGAGGAAAACGAAGGTGGAAGCCCTCCGCGCAGGAATGGATCTGGTCGCTTGAGCAGAGGAGGGCAGCGTGATGGAGTCCCCCGTCCAGAACGAAGGGAGCTCCGTTCAGACAAAGGTGACACTAGGCCTGATAGAATCCAGAAGGATGGTGAGGGGGAAGAGGGTCCTGCTCGTGGTGAACGTACCCCACgtggagggaggagagggagaggaggggcaACGCCTCAAGGAAGTTCAGGAGACAGGAGGTCTAAG GAgtgggaggagaagaggaggcaGAACATTGAGAAAATGAACGAAGAGATGGAGAAGATCGCAGAGTATGAAAGAGGCCAACGg GCTGAGGGAGAGAAGAACCCCACCCGGAACTTCCTGGATGATCCTCGCCGTTGTGGGCCCATCCCAGAAATAGATCGCAAGGAGGGTAGTCGACGGCATGTTCGAAATTGGGGTGGGCTAGACTTTGACAATGTCAAGACTGGAGCTGAGGTGGAGAAAGAGTGGACG CAGGTTCGCCGGCCAGGGGGCAGAGGCTCCATGGATATGACTCTCTCCATGACTGGAAGGGAACGGGCCGAGTATCTCCGTtggaaaaaagagagggagcAGATAGATGAAGAGCGACTTGCTCGTCACCGCAATGCTACTGGCCAGTGGAAGAGAGAGTGGGACGCCCAGAAGACAGAAACTAT GTTCAAGGAGGACCCATCTGGGCTTGGAGGGGCCgtagcagagcagagcagccgGAGAG GAGCTAGAGGGCGCTCTGCCCGAGCACCACAGCGCAGTGGGGCCACAG ATGAGGGCAAGCAACCTCCTAAGGCACCAATATTTGGTGACTTCCTGGGCCAAGGCAAACCCAAAGAGAAGCATCAAGGGGTTCGGGCGAAGGGTCGTTCTCAGGGAAAGAGCTACAG CATGCATGACAACCGGTGGGAAACTGAAAAAGaggagaaggggaagaaagaggaaaatgaaactgagaaaaaagaagaacctGTTAAAGCCCTAGAAGAGAAG GTGGATGTGACTGAGAAGAGCAAAGATAAGGCAGTGGcggatgaagatgaggatgagtgGGAGGATGCCAGCGAAGAAGAAGCTGAGGTgggagaggaagaaggagagTCAGAATCTGAGCAAAAATCCCCTTCTACATCCCAGCATGAAGCATCAACAACCAGTCCGAAGGAACAGCGCACTCCCCGACCCAAAGTGCACATCCCCCCATCGCAGGACTCCCCAGAGGCAGGAAAGCCCCTTAGCCCTTTCTCTCCACTGGAGGGCCATCAGCCTGTCACTGACTGGGGTGAGGAGATGGAGATGCAGTCACCTCGGAGCAGCCTGGGAGAGAGTCCACTGAAACCAAACAGCACCGAGGGGAGCCCAGCCCAGGCTAAGGTCCACAAAGACCGTGTCCCACCCCCCAGCCAGCCAGCACTAGTGCCAGAGGAACAGGCAGAAGAGCAGACAG TGGTGGAgaatgaaaaggaaaaggagCACCCTGCTTCCGAATGCCCAGAACCTGCTACGATCCCTGCTGATTCAAACGCAGACTTGGTGCCTGATATCCAGGTGCAGGACTTCTCAGAAATAAAAG AGGATGGTGCGAGTGTCACGTCCACTGAGCAGCCAGAGAGTCAGGGTGGGCCTGAGAGCGAGGCCCAGACAGGCACCGGAGTGGACACCTCAGAGCAGTCATCCTCAG GCTGA